From a region of the uncultured Jannaschia sp. genome:
- a CDS encoding invasion associated locus B family protein yields MTQRTSRIAALALATTLLATPLAAQDATAEDAAPEGPAEVANNTLFGDWLVTCEAVTVARNVCRLVQEQKLRQGDALVARLIAFPVEDGGAVLLAQVPIGVYLPGGAVFRPEDDAEADQIEMVWQRCLGDVCEAAQALDAAALEALDASGAILFGYRADVNSNPIVTRVDMTYFKTGLDALRVPE; encoded by the coding sequence ATGACACAGCGGACAAGCCGGATCGCGGCGCTTGCACTCGCCACGACCCTTCTCGCCACCCCGCTCGCCGCGCAGGATGCGACGGCCGAGGACGCGGCCCCCGAAGGCCCGGCCGAGGTGGCCAACAACACGCTGTTTGGCGACTGGCTCGTGACCTGCGAGGCGGTGACCGTGGCGCGCAATGTCTGCCGCCTCGTGCAGGAACAGAAGCTGCGGCAGGGCGACGCTCTGGTCGCCCGGTTGATCGCCTTCCCGGTCGAGGATGGGGGCGCCGTCCTCCTTGCGCAGGTGCCGATCGGCGTCTACCTGCCCGGCGGCGCGGTCTTCCGCCCCGAGGACGATGCCGAGGCGGATCAGATCGAAATGGTCTGGCAGCGCTGCCTCGGCGATGTCTGTGAAGCAGCCCAGGCGCTGGATGCAGCGGCACTGGAGGCGCTGGACGCGTCGGGTGCGATCCTCTTCGGGTACCGCGCGGACGTGAATTCGAACCCCATCGTCACGCGGGTCGACATGACCTACTTCAAGACCGGCCTCGATGCCTTGCGCGTCCCGGAGTAG